In Candidatus Neomarinimicrobiota bacterium, a single window of DNA contains:
- a CDS encoding M28 family peptidase, giving the protein MKHIWITLFFICSACTENKQVFSGESAFGYLEKQCSFGPRNPESVGHSACREYLTEQLLATADTVWHQNFMLMVPGESQKSNLTNIIARFNPDAEKQILLGAHWDTRPWADQDFELQSKPVLGANDGASGVAVLLELADILSKAPTSVGVTIVLFDAEDFGSAGNPKSFARGSQYFAKHLPIPKPEYAIILDMVGDAELNLLIERNSFRQNRQLVKELWALAKDLQLPAFLPSIRHTIFDDHVPLYEFAGIPAIDIIDFDYPNAHQNYWHTHQDTPDKCSPESLEQIGTLLVHHIYGIK; this is encoded by the coding sequence ATGAAACACATTTGGATCACATTATTTTTTATTTGTTCAGCATGCACAGAAAATAAGCAGGTATTCTCGGGTGAATCTGCTTTTGGGTATTTGGAAAAACAGTGTTCATTCGGACCGCGAAATCCAGAATCCGTAGGTCATTCAGCGTGCAGAGAATATTTGACGGAACAACTTTTAGCTACAGCAGATACGGTTTGGCATCAGAATTTTATGTTGATGGTTCCGGGTGAATCACAGAAATCCAACCTCACAAATATTATTGCTAGATTTAATCCAGATGCAGAAAAACAAATTTTATTGGGCGCCCATTGGGATACCCGACCCTGGGCAGATCAAGATTTTGAATTACAATCCAAGCCGGTACTTGGCGCAAACGATGGAGCCAGTGGTGTAGCTGTCCTTTTGGAATTAGCAGATATTCTTTCCAAGGCGCCAACCTCGGTTGGAGTTACAATTGTGTTATTCGATGCAGAAGATTTTGGTTCTGCCGGCAATCCAAAATCATTCGCTCGAGGTTCGCAATATTTCGCAAAACATTTGCCGATACCAAAACCAGAGTATGCAATAATATTGGATATGGTAGGTGACGCAGAACTTAATTTATTAATTGAAAGAAATTCTTTTAGACAAAATCGCCAATTGGTTAAAGAACTATGGGCGCTTGCAAAAGACCTTCAATTACCGGCATTCCTTCCTTCCATCCGCCATACAATTTTTGACGATCACGTTCCGCTTTATGAATTTGCCGGCATTCCAGCCATCGATATAATTGATTTTGATTATCCCAATGCACATCAAAATTATTGGCACACGCATCAAGATACTCCAGATAAGTGTTCGCCAGAGAGCCTAGAACAGATTGGCACACTTTTAGTGCATCATATTTATGGTATCAAATAA